In one Pseudomonadales bacterium genomic region, the following are encoded:
- a CDS encoding sigma-70 family RNA polymerase sigma factor codes for MAGFSDLNLEASVVAGLRAGEADALTDAYRVLAPAIFGLCVRVLGERQLAEEVMQDTFVDLMEKVGSLRDDTAVVAWVRKVAINHCLMRLRSPWYRRRTQSEPAERVDDGDGALRLGNLRDLERALLQLGAKTRLVIWLHDVEGYTHKEIGDLLGKTSSYSKSQLARGYRRLEALYGGTQDEGTAAIRIRPAGAT; via the coding sequence ATGGCAGGCTTTTCCGACCTGAATCTTGAAGCATCCGTCGTCGCCGGACTTCGCGCGGGCGAGGCGGATGCATTGACCGACGCCTACCGTGTACTCGCCCCGGCGATATTCGGTCTCTGTGTCAGGGTGCTGGGGGAGCGTCAGCTTGCCGAAGAGGTGATGCAGGACACCTTTGTGGATCTCATGGAAAAAGTCGGCAGTCTGCGGGACGACACCGCGGTGGTGGCCTGGGTCCGGAAAGTTGCGATCAACCACTGTCTGATGCGGCTGCGATCACCCTGGTATCGGCGCCGGACGCAGAGCGAACCGGCGGAACGGGTGGATGACGGAGACGGTGCACTGCGACTCGGGAACCTGCGTGACCTGGAGCGCGCGCTGCTGCAACTCGGTGCGAAGACACGCCTGGTGATCTGGCTTCACGATGTGGAGGGCTATACCCACAAGGAAATCGGCGATCTGCTGGGAAAGACGTCGAGCTATTCAAAATCCCAGCTGGCGCGGGGCTACCGCCGGCTGGAAGCGCTGTATGGAGGAACTCAGGATGAAGGAACGGCAGCAATCCGTATCCGACCTGCTGGCGCTACGTGA
- a CDS encoding helix-turn-helix domain-containing protein yields MRVSSRAMLLSRLETVFEDRGYEGATLNQLAEACGLGKASLYHHFPGGKPEMAAVLLREAVARLESQAFARLQSPEPAAQRLARFIEGFADYTQQGERNCLVAVFSQGSAADAHAEAVAAQFETWLQRLSAVFEDTGARPKRAQREAAALLAGLYGYLLTARLLRDPASFRRGLKRLRKTLPD; encoded by the coding sequence ATGCGAGTGTCTTCCCGCGCCATGCTGCTCTCCCGGCTTGAAACTGTCTTCGAAGACCGCGGCTATGAGGGCGCCACCCTGAATCAACTCGCAGAAGCCTGCGGGCTGGGTAAGGCGAGCCTCTATCATCACTTCCCCGGTGGAAAGCCGGAAATGGCCGCGGTGCTGCTCAGGGAAGCGGTGGCCAGACTCGAATCACAGGCCTTCGCCCGGCTCCAGTCGCCCGAACCTGCCGCACAACGGCTGGCCCGATTCATTGAAGGCTTTGCCGACTATACCCAGCAGGGTGAGCGCAACTGTCTGGTCGCCGTATTCAGCCAGGGCAGTGCGGCCGACGCCCATGCAGAAGCGGTCGCCGCCCAGTTCGAAACCTGGCTGCAGCGCTTGAGTGCGGTATTCGAAGACACTGGCGCCCGCCCCAAGCGCGCCCAGCGGGAAGCCGCCGCTCTGCTGGCCGGGCTCTACGGCTATCTGCTCACCGCCCGGCTGCTGCGCGACCCGGCCAGCTTCCGGCGGGGTCTGAAACGTCTGCGCAAAACCCTCCCGGACTGA
- a CDS encoding FAD-dependent oxidoreductase — translation MANYDNNLVVIGAGSAGLIAALIAATVKARVTLVERDRMGGDCLNTGCVPSKALIRSAKTAREMRMAAKFGVASVTPEVDFPAVMSRVQQAIATIEPKDSIARYTELGVDCVTGTAHIEDPHHVRVSGEQGDRLLSTRSIVLASGARPFLPPIPGLDSVQPLTSDNLWALRSLPGRLLVMGGGPIGCELAQCFARLGTQVTLIDMEDRLLPREDVDVSRHIEATFTEEGIDVRLGHRAVRVEAGVLHAETASGPVSVGFDRILVAVGRRAHTQGMGLEKLGVGIHPNGTVQVDDYLRSTQKNLFACGDVVGPYQFTHMASHQAWYASVNALFGRFWKFRVNYRVVPWATYTDPEVARVGLSEAEAAAAGRAVEVVRYPLDDVDRAIADGATGGWVKILVKPGSDEILGATIVGSRAGELIAEFVLAMTHGIGLKGIMSTIHVYPTLSEASKLAAGVWRRRHAPERLLNWVGRLHALLR, via the coding sequence ATGGCAAATTACGACAACAACCTGGTGGTGATCGGCGCCGGTTCAGCCGGACTCATCGCGGCGCTCATTGCCGCCACCGTCAAAGCCCGGGTCACACTGGTCGAGCGGGACCGGATGGGCGGCGATTGCCTGAACACCGGCTGCGTGCCGAGCAAGGCGCTCATCCGCTCGGCGAAGACGGCCCGGGAGATGCGCATGGCGGCGAAGTTTGGTGTCGCGTCGGTGACCCCCGAAGTGGATTTTCCAGCGGTGATGTCCCGGGTCCAGCAGGCCATCGCCACGATCGAACCCAAGGACTCGATTGCCCGCTACACGGAACTGGGCGTGGACTGTGTCACCGGTACGGCGCATATCGAAGACCCCCACCATGTCCGGGTCAGCGGTGAGCAGGGTGATCGGCTGCTGAGCACCCGCAGTATTGTGCTGGCCTCCGGGGCCCGACCCTTTCTGCCACCGATTCCCGGTCTCGACTCGGTGCAGCCGCTCACCTCGGACAATCTCTGGGCGCTGCGGTCACTGCCCGGGCGCCTGCTCGTCATGGGCGGTGGCCCCATCGGCTGTGAACTCGCCCAGTGTTTCGCCCGTCTGGGCACACAGGTGACCCTGATCGACATGGAGGATCGGCTGCTGCCGAGGGAGGATGTCGATGTCTCCCGTCATATCGAAGCCACGTTCACAGAAGAAGGCATCGACGTCCGCCTCGGTCATCGGGCGGTACGGGTGGAGGCAGGGGTGCTGCACGCGGAGACGGCCTCCGGCCCGGTGAGTGTGGGCTTCGATCGCATCCTGGTGGCGGTCGGCCGACGGGCACACACCCAGGGCATGGGTCTCGAAAAACTGGGGGTCGGCATCCATCCGAACGGCACCGTGCAGGTGGACGACTATCTGCGCAGCACTCAGAAAAACCTGTTCGCCTGCGGGGATGTGGTGGGCCCTTACCAGTTCACCCACATGGCTTCACACCAGGCCTGGTATGCGTCGGTCAACGCACTCTTCGGCAGGTTCTGGAAGTTCCGGGTGAACTACCGGGTCGTGCCCTGGGCCACCTACACGGATCCGGAAGTCGCCAGAGTCGGTCTGTCCGAAGCGGAAGCGGCCGCCGCCGGCCGCGCGGTGGAAGTCGTGCGCTATCCCCTCGATGATGTGGACCGTGCCATCGCCGACGGCGCGACAGGCGGCTGGGTCAAGATCCTGGTGAAACCCGGCAGCGATGAGATTCTCGGTGCAACGATCGTCGGCAGCCGGGCCGGGGAACTGATTGCCGAGTTTGTGCTGGCCATGACCCACGGCATCGGCCTGAAGGGCATCATGAGCACCATCCACGTCTATCCGACACTCTCTGAGGCGAGCAAGCTGGCGGCTGGTGTCTGGCGCAGACGCCATGCGCCGGAGCGGCTGCTCAACTGGGTGGGACGGCTGCATGCACTGCTGCGTTGA
- a CDS encoding TVP38/TMEM64 family protein, whose protein sequence is MPEPLPGTIGSPGKLRRWHRVFLLFSVVCLVAVFFLFDLPQYFTLDFLKQAHAGILARVDEEPAWTSLLFFGAYVVVTGLSLPGAAVMTVAAGALFGLIWGVALVSFASSLGATLAMLISRTVLRDWVQSRFERQLAAVNAGLDRDGGFYLFSIRMVPLFPFFIVNLVMGVSRLPAWTFYWVSQLGMLAGTAVFVFAGTQLAQVSSLADVLSPGLIAALTLLGLFPLLARKSVGWVNALRRQR, encoded by the coding sequence ATGCCGGAGCCCCTGCCTGGAACCATCGGATCACCCGGAAAACTGCGGAGGTGGCACAGAGTTTTTCTGCTGTTCTCCGTTGTCTGCCTTGTTGCGGTTTTCTTTCTCTTCGATCTGCCGCAGTACTTCACCCTCGATTTTCTGAAGCAGGCCCACGCCGGCATTCTCGCCAGGGTTGACGAGGAGCCGGCCTGGACCTCTCTGCTCTTCTTTGGTGCCTATGTGGTGGTCACCGGGCTTTCTCTCCCGGGCGCGGCCGTCATGACGGTGGCGGCCGGCGCACTGTTCGGGCTGATCTGGGGGGTCGCGCTGGTGTCCTTTGCCAGCTCGCTGGGCGCGACCCTGGCGATGCTGATCTCCCGCACGGTCCTGCGGGACTGGGTGCAGAGCCGTTTCGAGCGACAGCTCGCAGCAGTGAATGCGGGCCTCGACCGGGACGGTGGCTTCTATCTGTTCAGCATCCGCATGGTGCCGCTGTTTCCCTTTTTCATCGTCAATCTGGTGATGGGGGTGAGTCGGCTGCCCGCGTGGACCTTTTACTGGGTCAGCCAGCTGGGGATGCTGGCAGGCACCGCCGTGTTCGTCTTTGCAGGCACCCAGCTCGCCCAGGTGAGCAGCCTCGCAGACGTTTTAAGTCCGGGCCTGATCGCTGCCCTGACACTGCTGGGACTGTTCCCGCTGCTGGCGCGTAAATCCGTGGGCTGGGTGAATGCGCTCCGGAGGCAGCGCTGA
- a CDS encoding SDR family oxidoreductase has product MDLGLAERKAAVAGGSRGIGRAIALELAREGADVAILSRSQADLEATALEISAETGRRIVPIACDVTDRKMVDSAIERAVTELGGLHILVNSASLPGGSPTAVGRIESIVDEDFLHDFDVKYLGALRCTRAAIPHLQRAGYGRIINISGANARLPGNLSGGARNTSLVHFTRTLALQLGRDGITVNCIHPGMTRTETTRAMLEARALKLGVAVEEAERQDFAPGGRFENAIGRMIDASEVAHLAVFLASDRAAAITGDLLNPSGGVGKAVWY; this is encoded by the coding sequence ATGGATCTCGGACTGGCAGAGCGCAAGGCGGCAGTCGCGGGCGGCTCGCGCGGCATCGGTCGCGCCATTGCCCTGGAGCTCGCCCGGGAAGGCGCGGATGTCGCCATCCTCTCCCGCTCTCAGGCGGATCTCGAGGCAACCGCGCTGGAGATCTCGGCAGAGACCGGACGGCGCATCGTGCCCATCGCCTGCGACGTGACCGACCGAAAAATGGTCGACTCGGCGATCGAACGGGCCGTTACCGAACTCGGCGGGCTGCACATACTGGTCAACAGTGCCTCGCTGCCGGGTGGTTCGCCCACGGCGGTCGGCCGCATCGAATCGATCGTGGACGAGGACTTCCTGCACGATTTCGACGTGAAGTATCTCGGCGCCCTGCGCTGCACGCGCGCGGCAATTCCCCATCTTCAGCGCGCCGGATACGGCCGCATCATCAATATCAGCGGCGCGAATGCCCGCCTGCCCGGCAATCTCAGTGGCGGGGCGCGGAACACTTCGCTCGTGCATTTCACCCGCACGCTCGCACTTCAACTGGGCCGCGACGGCATCACCGTCAACTGCATCCACCCCGGCATGACGCGTACCGAGACCACCCGGGCGATGCTCGAGGCGCGTGCCCTGAAGCTCGGCGTGGCGGTCGAGGAGGCTGAACGGCAGGACTTCGCCCCCGGGGGACGGTTTGAAAACGCCATCGGCCGGATGATCGACGCGTCAGAGGTTGCGCATCTTGCCGTGTTTCTCGCGTCCGATCGCGCCGCGGCAATCACCGGCGATCTGCTCAATCCGAGCGGCGGGGTAGGCAAAGCGGTCTGGTACTGA
- the hemB gene encoding porphobilinogen synthase, giving the protein MHRTFPATRMRRNRASDFSRRLVRENQVSADDLIYPVFVVEGNGQRIPVASMPGIERLSIDQLLKDAHRAADAGIPMIALFPNLDISLRSLDGAQAWNPEGLIPRAVRALKAEMPELGVMTDAALDPYTTHGQDGIIDDAGYVLNDITVEALCRQSLVCAEAGADVIAPSDMMDGRIGAIRSALDDGAYINTRIMAYSAKYASAYYGPFRDAVGASATLGKGNKKTYQMDPANSDEALQEIALDLSEGADMVMVKPGMPYLDVVRRVKDRFGVPTFAYQVSGEYAMHMAAISNGWLAESVIDESLLCIKRAGADGILSYFALRFAESIRGL; this is encoded by the coding sequence ATGCACCGCACATTCCCCGCAACCCGCATGCGTCGCAATCGCGCCAGCGATTTTTCGAGACGTCTGGTGCGCGAGAACCAGGTGAGCGCGGACGATCTGATCTATCCGGTTTTCGTCGTCGAAGGAAACGGCCAGCGCATCCCCGTGGCCTCCATGCCGGGCATCGAACGTCTTTCCATCGATCAGCTCCTGAAAGACGCACATCGCGCCGCAGACGCCGGTATTCCCATGATCGCCCTCTTCCCCAACCTCGACATCAGTCTGCGCTCTCTCGATGGGGCTCAGGCCTGGAACCCGGAAGGCCTGATTCCCCGCGCCGTGCGGGCACTCAAAGCAGAAATGCCCGAGCTTGGCGTCATGACCGATGCGGCACTCGACCCGTACACGACCCACGGCCAGGACGGCATCATCGATGATGCCGGTTACGTACTCAACGACATCACCGTCGAAGCCCTCTGCCGCCAGTCCCTGGTCTGCGCCGAAGCCGGGGCCGATGTGATTGCCCCGAGCGATATGATGGACGGCCGCATCGGTGCGATCCGCAGCGCGCTGGACGACGGCGCCTACATCAACACCCGGATCATGGCCTATTCGGCGAAATACGCATCCGCCTACTACGGCCCTTTCCGCGATGCGGTCGGTGCCAGCGCCACCCTTGGCAAGGGCAACAAGAAGACCTATCAGATGGATCCCGCCAACAGCGACGAGGCCCTGCAGGAGATCGCCCTGGATCTGAGCGAAGGTGCGGACATGGTGATGGTCAAGCCCGGCATGCCCTACCTGGACGTGGTCCGCCGGGTGAAGGACAGATTCGGAGTGCCCACTTTCGCCTATCAGGTCAGTGGCGAGTACGCGATGCACATGGCCGCCATCAGCAACGGCTGGCTGGCGGAATCCGTGATCGATGAGTCCCTGCTGTGTATCAAGCGGGCGGGGGCAGACGGTATCCTCAGCTACTTTGCGCTGCGCTTTGCCGAGTCGATTCGAGGTCTATAA
- the trxA gene encoding thioredoxin TrxA → MNEKIVHTTDSQWEADVLKSTKPVLVDYWAEWCGPCKMIAPILDEIATEYGDRLKICKLDIDANQETPPKYGIRGIPTLMLFKDGEVSATKVGALSKSQLAAFLDSNI, encoded by the coding sequence GTGAACGAAAAGATTGTTCATACCACCGACTCACAGTGGGAGGCCGATGTCCTCAAATCCACCAAGCCCGTGCTGGTGGATTACTGGGCAGAGTGGTGCGGGCCCTGCAAGATGATCGCCCCCATCCTCGATGAAATTGCCACCGAGTACGGCGATCGCCTGAAGATCTGTAAGCTGGACATAGACGCGAATCAGGAAACCCCGCCGAAATACGGTATCCGGGGTATCCCGACACTGATGCTGTTCAAGGACGGTGAAGTGTCCGCGACCAAGGTAGGCGCACTGTCCAAGTCCCAGCTGGCAGCCTTCCTGGACAGTAATATCTGA
- the rho gene encoding transcription termination factor Rho, whose protein sequence is MNLTDLKRKPVGDLVDMAREMGLENQARSRKQEVIAAIVRKQAKAGEDIYGEGTLEILQDGFGFLRSPDSSYLAGPDDIYVSPSQIRRFNLRTGDSIAGKIRPPKDGERYFAMLKVDSINFSEPNSKKHKILFENLTPLFPNKRLKLERGNGSTEDLTARIIDLIAPIGKGQRALIVSPPKAGKTLVLQNIAQSVASNNPEVVLIVLLIDERPEEVTEMQRLVSGEVVASTFDEPPSRHVQVAEMVIEKAKRLVEHGKDVVILLDSITRLARAYNTIVPSSGKVLTGGVDANALERPKRFFGAARNIEEGGSLTIIATSLVDTGSKMDEVIYEEFKGTGNQELHLERKIAEKRVYPAINIRRSGTRREELLMAEDELQRVWILRKLLHDMDDIAAIEFMVNKLKDTKTNAEFFASMRRSS, encoded by the coding sequence ATGAACCTCACTGATCTGAAGCGCAAACCCGTCGGCGACCTGGTCGACATGGCCCGTGAAATGGGTCTGGAAAACCAGGCCCGCTCCCGTAAACAGGAAGTCATCGCCGCCATCGTCCGCAAACAGGCGAAAGCGGGCGAAGACATCTACGGCGAAGGAACCCTGGAAATACTCCAGGACGGTTTCGGATTCCTGCGCTCACCAGACAGCTCCTACCTGGCAGGTCCGGACGACATCTATGTCTCGCCCAGCCAGATACGCCGCTTCAACCTGCGCACGGGTGACAGCATCGCCGGCAAGATCCGGCCACCCAAGGACGGCGAGCGCTATTTCGCCATGCTCAAGGTCGACTCGATCAACTTCAGCGAGCCGAACTCGAAAAAACACAAGATCCTCTTCGAAAACCTCACCCCGCTGTTCCCGAACAAACGCCTCAAGCTCGAACGCGGCAACGGCAGCACCGAAGATCTCACCGCCCGCATCATCGATCTGATCGCACCCATCGGTAAGGGCCAGCGCGCGCTCATCGTCTCACCGCCGAAGGCCGGTAAGACCCTGGTGCTGCAGAACATCGCCCAGTCCGTCGCCTCCAACAATCCGGAAGTTGTTCTGATCGTGCTGCTCATCGACGAGCGACCGGAAGAAGTAACCGAAATGCAGCGACTGGTGAGCGGTGAGGTGGTCGCCAGCACCTTCGACGAACCACCGTCCCGCCATGTCCAGGTCGCCGAGATGGTGATCGAGAAGGCGAAGCGTCTGGTGGAACATGGCAAGGATGTGGTGATCCTGCTCGATTCGATCACGCGCCTCGCCCGTGCCTACAACACCATCGTCCCCTCATCGGGCAAGGTGCTCACCGGCGGTGTGGATGCCAATGCACTCGAACGCCCCAAGCGCTTCTTCGGGGCTGCGCGCAACATCGAAGAAGGCGGCAGCCTCACCATCATCGCCACCTCCCTGGTGGACACGGGCTCGAAGATGGACGAAGTGATCTACGAGGAATTCAAAGGTACCGGTAACCAGGAACTGCACCTGGAACGCAAGATCGCCGAGAAGCGCGTCTACCCGGCCATCAACATCCGCCGTTCCGGTACCCGCAGGGAAGAACTGCTGATGGCGGAAGATGAACTGCAGAGGGTCTGGATTCTGCGCAAACTGCTCCACGACATGGACGATATCGCTGCAATCGAATTCATGGTTAACAAGCTCAAAGACACCAAGACGAACGCTGAATTTTTTGCATCGATGCGCCGGAGCTCATAG
- a CDS encoding heme biosynthesis HemY N-terminal domain-containing protein — protein MKLGILLLIVAVVLGGLVGTLVVRDPGYVLVSYADMALETSLWFALLILLTAYVLIRLMAFLFNRSRATGGQVSGWLSERRSRNARTRTVQGLLLMAEGEWAQARKLLVASASEASAPLINYLNAARAAHELGDTQGRDDLLRQAHESTPGSRFAVGLTQAELQMAAGQWEQCLATLLQLRSEAPKHRQVLVMLSRCYQELKDWQALIELGPALIRQKVDAHTAEFNRIDVDALLEQAWHQRLGQAGAVPRTVWSQMPRDLQKKPTLLVAYARALIEAGESDEAEVVLRGALSQHWDDTLVELYGSVQGSDTRRQLVAAESWLKQRPNDAPLLLALGRICLMNSEWEKAREYLELSLRMSRSTQVYGELGRLCLALGESERGAEYLRLANPGLPDLPLPDGQASDAQRGS, from the coding sequence ATGAAACTCGGCATACTGCTGCTCATCGTCGCGGTGGTGCTGGGCGGTCTGGTCGGCACCCTCGTGGTTCGGGATCCGGGGTATGTGCTGGTCTCCTATGCGGATATGGCGCTGGAAACCAGCCTCTGGTTCGCGCTCCTGATACTGCTGACCGCCTATGTGCTGATCCGCCTGATGGCTTTCCTGTTCAATCGTTCCCGAGCCACCGGAGGACAGGTGAGCGGCTGGTTGTCTGAGCGCCGCAGCCGTAATGCGCGCACGCGCACGGTGCAGGGACTGCTGCTGATGGCTGAAGGCGAGTGGGCCCAGGCGCGCAAACTGCTGGTGGCGTCCGCTTCCGAGGCAAGCGCTCCGCTGATCAACTATCTGAACGCTGCCCGGGCGGCACATGAGCTGGGTGATACCCAGGGGCGTGACGATCTGCTGCGGCAGGCACACGAATCCACCCCCGGCTCCCGGTTTGCGGTGGGTCTGACCCAGGCCGAGTTGCAGATGGCGGCCGGTCAGTGGGAGCAGTGTCTGGCGACGCTTCTGCAGTTGCGTTCGGAAGCGCCGAAACACCGGCAGGTGCTGGTGATGCTGTCGCGCTGCTACCAGGAACTGAAAGACTGGCAGGCGCTCATCGAACTTGGGCCTGCGCTGATCCGGCAGAAGGTGGACGCCCATACCGCCGAGTTCAACCGCATCGATGTGGACGCACTGCTTGAACAGGCCTGGCATCAGCGTCTGGGGCAGGCGGGCGCGGTTCCCAGGACGGTCTGGTCCCAGATGCCCAGAGACCTCCAGAAAAAGCCGACACTCCTGGTGGCGTACGCGCGTGCGCTGATAGAAGCCGGGGAATCAGATGAAGCGGAAGTTGTGCTGCGCGGCGCCCTTTCACAGCACTGGGACGATACCCTGGTTGAGCTGTATGGCTCGGTGCAGGGATCGGACACCAGGCGACAGCTGGTGGCTGCGGAAAGCTGGCTCAAGCAGCGCCCCAATGATGCTCCCCTGCTGCTGGCTCTGGGGCGCATCTGTCTGATGAACAGCGAGTGGGAAAAAGCCCGGGAATATCTCGAGTTGAGTCTGCGCATGTCGCGATCGACCCAGGTTTACGGGGAACTCGGTCGGCTCTGCCTGGCGCTTGGGGAGAGCGAACGTGGTGCGGAGTATCTGCGGCTGGCCAATCCCGGGCTGCCTGACCTGCCGCTGCCGGATGGTCAGGCGAGCGACGCGCAACGCGGATCCTAG
- a CDS encoding uroporphyrinogen-III C-methyltransferase: MSEGKTPPESATGKDVDPARFSAAAAGKAGDPEKDALARERATKRRSADAAGTPSAAAPVKTRGRLLAFFALLVALGAAGLAGYLYYLLVVSAPMAPVAARLRGIEETLTSQAEKTQNLAAEQQAAFQQFAREQQAQIRATEERVAGAVNEMAIQAPPSSREWKVAEVAYLLRIANHRLLMERDTDGALQLLHAADAILLELDDFGLFPVRARLADEILALENVHSNDVQGLYLRLEAVKGELERLPLRIPAYLAAREQTERTSAEADAPMWQRFLDQISTYLRIRRVEGEVKPLLAPDEAVYLELNLRLMLERAQLAALRREQVIYQQSLDSASQWLEEYLDPAEPRVRRVLEELDEMSQVDLNQSLPDISGSLEALRKAAEGGA; encoded by the coding sequence ATGAGTGAAGGGAAGACCCCCCCGGAATCCGCTACCGGGAAGGACGTCGATCCAGCCAGATTCAGTGCGGCAGCCGCCGGGAAAGCGGGCGATCCCGAAAAGGACGCACTGGCCAGGGAGCGTGCGACGAAGCGGCGCAGCGCAGACGCAGCCGGAACGCCGTCAGCGGCGGCTCCGGTGAAAACGCGCGGCCGTCTGCTGGCATTTTTCGCTCTGCTGGTGGCACTCGGTGCGGCCGGTCTGGCGGGTTACCTTTACTACCTGCTGGTAGTCTCGGCGCCGATGGCGCCCGTTGCTGCGCGGCTGCGTGGCATTGAAGAAACATTGACCAGCCAGGCTGAGAAGACACAAAACCTGGCAGCCGAGCAGCAGGCGGCCTTCCAGCAGTTCGCCCGGGAGCAACAGGCCCAGATCAGGGCGACGGAAGAGCGGGTGGCCGGTGCGGTAAACGAGATGGCAATCCAGGCACCCCCGTCGTCGCGGGAATGGAAGGTGGCAGAAGTGGCCTACCTGCTGCGGATCGCCAATCACCGACTGCTGATGGAACGGGATACAGATGGCGCTCTGCAATTGCTCCATGCTGCAGACGCCATCCTTCTCGAGCTCGACGATTTCGGCCTCTTCCCGGTGCGTGCCCGACTTGCCGATGAAATCCTGGCTCTGGAGAACGTGCACAGTAACGATGTACAGGGTCTCTATCTGCGCCTGGAAGCGGTGAAGGGAGAACTCGAGCGTCTGCCGCTGCGGATTCCCGCCTATCTGGCAGCCCGTGAACAGACCGAGCGGACCAGTGCAGAGGCCGACGCACCGATGTGGCAGCGCTTCCTTGACCAGATCTCGACCTACCTGCGGATCCGACGGGTGGAGGGGGAGGTGAAACCGCTCCTGGCGCCGGACGAAGCCGTGTATCTCGAGCTGAATCTGCGGCTGATGCTGGAGCGCGCTCAGCTTGCCGCGCTGCGCAGAGAGCAGGTCATCTACCAGCAGAGTCTGGATTCCGCGAGTCAGTGGCTCGAAGAATATCTCGATCCTGCTGAGCCGCGGGTGCGGCGGGTACTGGAGGAACTGGACGAGATGAGCCAGGTGGATCTCAATCAGAGCCTGCCGGACATTTCGGGATCCCTCGAGGCGCTGCGCAAGGCAGCCGAAGGCGGCGCATGA
- a CDS encoding uroporphyrinogen-III synthase, with product MKVWISRSRPGADRHEQVLQAAGFETLVLPVLAIDSLSNPAPGRDFNLVIFLSEHAVNCSSAQRARTDFCAGAQVLAVGTATAAALTAAGVSVSVSGDRRGARLQGSERLLASTALQEVKGQSILIVCGEGGRMLLADTLRRRGADVQLLRCYRRRPAGIRLESTTDIDAILVGSGDGFAYVARVWFEAGGDPEVAVLAPSARVAGLGAGLGFRQVIDCAGAGAEDYRDALNALKAS from the coding sequence GTGAAGGTCTGGATTAGCAGAAGCCGGCCGGGTGCGGACCGGCATGAGCAGGTCCTCCAGGCGGCTGGATTTGAAACCCTGGTACTGCCTGTACTGGCCATCGATTCCCTGAGCAATCCGGCCCCCGGGCGGGACTTCAACCTGGTGATCTTTCTGTCGGAGCATGCCGTCAACTGCAGCAGCGCTCAGCGCGCCCGGACTGATTTCTGTGCGGGTGCCCAAGTGCTCGCCGTCGGGACTGCGACAGCGGCAGCGCTGACGGCAGCCGGGGTCAGTGTGTCGGTGTCCGGGGATCGGCGCGGTGCCAGACTGCAGGGCAGCGAGCGTCTGCTCGCCAGCACGGCGCTGCAGGAGGTGAAAGGTCAGTCGATTCTCATTGTCTGCGGTGAGGGCGGGCGCATGCTGCTCGCAGATACCCTCCGGCGTCGCGGAGCGGATGTCCAGCTTCTGCGCTGCTATCGTCGCCGTCCGGCAGGCATCCGGCTCGAATCGACCACGGACATTGATGCAATTCTGGTTGGCAGTGGCGATGGATTCGCCTACGTGGCGCGGGTATGGTTCGAAGCCGGCGGCGACCCGGAGGTGGCGGTGCTGGCTCCGTCGGCGCGGGTTGCCGGTCTCGGGGCCGGGCTCGGCTTCAGGCAGGTCATTGATTGTGCCGGGGCCGGGGCCGAGGATTATCGGGATGCCCTCAATGCACTGAAGGCTTCATGA